The Salvelinus namaycush isolate Seneca chromosome 1, SaNama_1.0, whole genome shotgun sequence genome has a window encoding:
- the LOC120046577 gene encoding UDP-glucuronosyltransferase 2C1-like isoform X1: MCLPGIFIVTLLTLSIPAVHGGKVLVYPQDGSHWVNMKVIIEALHSRGHSVSVVRPSDSWYIKETSPHYTSITIDIPGGFDEDFATVFVGRLLEIQREGKGAWARFKLEMELTVKAGEMHEKICEMLTYIFENKELMKSLQDAKYDLVLTDPAMAGGVILAHYLSLPVVLNVRWTIHGEGHFAIAPSPLSYVPMVGAELTDKMTFLEKVKNVLIYVMSAAQIAHAISPQYTALVNQYFGPEVDYFSLFQAADLWLMRVDFVFEFPRPTMPNIIYMGGFQCKPAKPLPQELEEFVHSSGEHGVIIMSLGTLVAQLPRDLTDELAAAFAQLPQKVIWRHKGDRPTTLGNNTLLVDWMPQNDLLGHPKTRLFVAHGGTNGVQEAIYHGVPIVGLPLIFDQPDNLHKMKARGAAKILDIFTISRDIFLQALQEVLNEPSYRMNMQRLSRLHRDVPMEPLDTALFWIEFVMRHKGAAHLRTESYRMPWYSYHSVDVMVFLLAVLLLIMLTTVAIIRCLCFRMCSRLKIKHE; this comes from the exons ATGTGTCTCCCTGGTATCTTCATTGTTACTCTTTTGACCCTCTCAATTCCTGCTGTCCATGGTGGGAAAGTCCTGGTGTATCCTCAAGACGGCAGCCACTGGGTCAACATGAAG GTCATTATTGAAGCGCTGCATTCAAGAGGTCACAGTGTGTCAGTAGTACGGCCATCAGACAGCTGGTACATCAAGGAGACCTCCCCTCACTACACTTCAATCACAATTGATATTCCAGGTGGATTTGATGAGGACTTTGCCACAGTGTTTGTGGGTAGACTTCTggagatccagagagagggaaagggtgcATGGGCTCGTTTTAAACTGGAAATGGAGCTCACGGTAAAAGCCGGAGAGATGCATGAAAAGAtttgtgaaatgcttacatacataTTTGAGAATAAAGAGCTGATGAAATCTCTCCAGGATGCAAAGTACGACTTGGTTCTGACTGATCCTGCTATGGCAGGGGGAGTTATACTGGCACACTACCTTAGTTTACCCGTTGTTCTTAATGTCAGATGGACCATTCACGGTGAGGGTCATTTTGCTAtagctccctctcctctttcttatGTTCCTATGGTAGGGGCAGAGTTAACGGACAAAATGACTTTTCTTGAGAAAGTAAAAAATGTACTGATTTATGTAATGAGCGCCGCTCAGATTGCACATGCTATTAGTCCACAATACACTGCCTTGGTTAATCAGTACTTTGGTCCTGAGGTCGACTACTTCTCATTGTTTCAAGCTGCTGATTTGTGGCTCATGAGAGTTGACTTTGTTTTTGAGTTCCCTCGTCCCACCATGCCTAATATTATCTATATGGGAGGGTTCCAGTGTAAACCTGCCAAGCCTCTTCCCCAAGAACTGGAGGAGTTTGTTCATAGTTCAGGGGAACATGGAGTCATTATCATGTCTTTGGGAACCTTAGTTGCACAGCTTCCTCGTGATTTAACTGATGAATTGGCTGCTGCTTTTGCCCAACTGCCTCAGAAGGTCATCTGGAGACACAAAGGAGACAGGCCAACTACTCTGGGCAACAACACCTTACTAGTTGACTGGATGCCTCAGAATGATCTGTTAGGACATCCAAAGACAAGGCTGTTTGTAGCTCATGGAGGAACAAATGGGGTTCAAGAGGCTATCTACCATGGTGTCCCAATAGTAGGCTTACCACTGATTTTTGATCAACCTGACAATCTTCACAAAATGAAAGCCAGAGGAGCAGCGAAGATCCTGGATATTTTTACAATAAGCAGGGATATCTTCCTCCAGGCCTTACAGGAAGTTCTGAATGAGCCGTCCTACCGGATGAACATGCAGAGACTCTCCAGGCTACACAGGGACGTGCCAATGGAGCCCCTGGACACTGCCCTCTTCTGGATTGAGTTTGTCATGAGACACAAAGGTGCTGCTCACCTGCGTACAGAGTCCTACAGAATGCCCTGGTACTCCTACCACTCTGTGGATGTAATGGTGTTTTTACTGGCTGTTCTGCTACTTATTATGCTGACTACTGTTGCAATCATCAGGTGTTTATGCTTCAGGATGTGTAGTAGACTAAAAATTAAACATGAATGA
- the LOC120056076 gene encoding calcium homeostasis modulator protein 6 → MDSRQQWLTRLKNELSNSPLVSNVAFGFILMGLEKLVELEFECPCNPKWNGVFSSAFFIIPAVMAFTLMLIIQGCRCDTWCRKTVSFSSFVPAIVWLILLFLDGQYFACAMTDWKGRFVIVDKAAPQKWCEPTSEGDVTPQELMLRSQQLFVVSQVLGIFLLIIICVGLIVYVIRESCQQESEVQDADVAELTVLRMSSLRTRTT, encoded by the exons ATGGATAGTAGACAACAATGGCTTACCAGACTGAAAAATGAACTTAGCAACAGTCCTCTGGTCTCAAATGTGGCTTTTGGATTTATCCTCATGGGACTAGAGAAGCTGGTGGAGCTGGAGTTTGAGTGTCCTTGCAATCCTAAATGGAACGGAGTGTTTTCATCTGCCTTCTTCATCATTCCTGCTGTCATGGCCTTCACGTTGATGCTGATCATTCAAGGATGCAGGTGCGATACGTGGTGCCGGAAGACTGTGTCTTTTTCCAGTTTTGTTCCTGCAATCGTGTGGCTGATCTTGTTGTTCCTCGATGGCCAGTACTTTGCTTGTGCAATGACAGACTGGAAGGGCAGATTTGTCATAGTTGATAAAGCAGCACCGCAGAAATGGTGTGAGCCAACTAGTGAGGGAGATGTCACACCGCAAGAACTAATGCTCCGCTCACAGCAGCTATTTGTTGTGTCTCAG GTTCTAGGTATATTTCTTCTCATAATCATCTGTGTGGGACTCATAGTGTATGTGATCAGAGAGAGCTGCCAGCAGGAGTCTGAGGTGCAGGATGCAGACGTAGCGGAGCTCACCGTGCTCAGGATGAGCTCTCTGAGAACCAGGACGACGTGA
- the LOC120046577 gene encoding UDP-glucuronosyltransferase 2C1-like isoform X2 has translation MCLPGIFIVTLLTLSIPAVHGGKVLVYPQDGSHWVNMKVIIEALHSRGHSVSVVRPSDSWYIKETSPHYSSITIDIPGGADEEFFSSFVSRQIQIQREGKSAWTRFSLDMELKDRFSEMHRKVCEMVIQMLENKQLMQSIRETKYDLVLTDPANGGGVVLAHYLNVPLVFNVRWTIHGEAHFAIAPSPLSYVPFPVAELTDKMSFFQRVRNFLVYVIRQHLYRQTVGPHYSALVSRYFGPEVDYFSLFQAADLWLMRVDFVFEFPRPTMPNIIYMGGFQCKPAKPLPQELEEFVQSSGEHGVIIMSLGTLIGQFPHDVADEIAAAFAQLPQKVIWRYKGERPATLGNNTLLVDWMPQNDLLGHPKTRLFVAHGGTNGIFEAIYHGVPIVGLPLVFDQPDNLSRMKVKGVAKVVDLATLDRNIFSQALQEVLNEPSYRMNMQRLSRLHRDVPMEPLDTALFWIEFVMRHKGAAHLRTESYRMPWYSYHSVDVMVFLLALVFFTLLAFIGIIRCFCCRACLKIKMKEE, from the coding sequence ATGTGTCTCCCTGGTATCTTCATTGTTACTCTTTTGACCCTCTCAATTCCTGCTGTCCATGGTGGGAAAGTCCTGGTGTATCCTCAAGACGGCAGCCACTGGGTCAACATGAAGGTCATTATTGAAGCGCTGCATTCAAGAGGTCACAGTGTGTCAGTAGTACGGCCATCAGACAGCTGGTACATCAAGGAGACCTCCCCTCACTACAGTTCAATCACAATTGATATTCCAGGTGGAGCTGATGAGGAATTCTTTAGCTCATTTGTGTCGAGACAaatacagatacagagagagggaaagtctGCGTGGACTCGTTTTAGTTTGGACATGGAGTTGAAGGACAGATTTTCTGAAATGCACCGCAAAGTGTGTGAGATGGTAATCCAAATGTTAGAGAATAAACAGTTGATGCAGTCTATTAGAGAAACCAAGTATGACTTGGTTCTGACAGACCCAGCGAATGGGGGAGGCGTTGTGCTGGCGCACTATTTAAATGTGCCCCTTGTTTTCAATGTTAGATGGACTATACATGGTGAGGCTCATTTTGCTATTGCGCCCTCTCCCCTATCTTATGTTCCATTTCCAGTTGCAGAGTTAACAGACAAGATGAGTTTTTTTCAGAGGGTCCGTAACTTCCTTGTTTATGTCATCAGGCAGcatctgtacagacagacagtgggaCCTCATTATTCAGCTTTGGTTAGTCGTTACTTTGGTCCTGAGGTCGACTACTTCTCATTGTTTCAAGCTGCTGATTTATGGCTCATGAGAGTTGACTTTGTTTTTGAGTTCCCTCGTCCCACCATGCCTAATATTATCTATATGGGAGGGTTCCAGTGTAAACCTGCCAAGCCTCTTCCCCAAGAACTGGAGGAGTTTGTTCAGAGTTCTGGAGAGCATGGAGTCATTATCATGTCTTTGGGGACTTTAATTGGACAATTTCCACATGATGTAGCTGATGAGATAGCTGCTGCTTTTGCCCAACTGCCTCAGAAGGTAATCTGGAGGTACAAAGGAGAAAGGCCAGCTACTCTGGGCAACAACACCTTACTAGTTGACTGGATGCCTCAGAATGATCTTTTAGGACATCCAAAGACAAGGCTGTTTGTAGCTCACGGAGGAACAAATGGGATTTTCGAGGCTATCTACCACGGTGTTCCAATAGTAGGCCTTCCTCTGGTGTTCGACCAACCTGACAATCTTTCTAGAATGAAAGTGAAGGGTGTGGCAAAGGTTGTGGATTTAGCAACACTAGATAGAAACATATTCTCCCAAGCCTTACAGGAAGTTCTGAATGAGCCGTCCTACAGGATGAACATGCAGAGACTCTCCAGGCTACACAGGGACGTGCCAATGGAGCCCCTGGACACTGCCCTCTTCTGGATTGAGTTTGTCATGAGACACAAAGGTGCTGCTCACCTGCGTACAGAGTCCTACAGAATGCCCTGGTACTCCTACCACTCTGTAGATGTAATGGTGTTTTTACTGGCTCTGGTGTTTTTTACTCTGTTGGCTTTCATTGGCATTATCAGATGTTTCTGTTGCAGGGCATGtttgaaaataaaaatgaaagAGGAATGA